GCGTCGAGTTCGACGAAGCCGAAGCCGTCCTCGCTGCCCTTCAGATGGCGGACCATGAAGCCGATTTCGTCCATGTGCGCGGCGACTGCGACGGAGTAGTCGGAGTCGCCCTCGAGCGTCCCCACGACGTTCCCCATCGCGTCGGTTCGGATCCGGTCGACGTTCTCCTCGAACGCGTCGACGACGAGATCACGAACGCGGTCCTCGTAGCCGGGGACGCCACTCGTCTCGGTCAGTTCCGTGAGAAACTCGAAATCGAACGGGGCGGATGCCATGACCGATCTTGTGATGGGTTCGACTATAAACCCGCGGATGGCGAGCCCTCGGCGAGTTCGGCGGGCGAATCCGTCGGACGGCTCGCTCGCGGGCCACGCGCGTGAATCGCTCGCGGCGGCTGGGGGTTTCCATATTAACCGCGGGGTATTAACGCGGTGGTCCGCTAGACGTGTGTATATGAGTGACGTACGTGTCGCAGGTGTCGGCCTGACCCCGTTCGGAAACGCGCCCAAGCGGACCAGCCGGGACCTCTTCGCGGAAGCGAGTATCACGGCGTTCGAGGACAGCGGCGTCTCTCGAGACGACGTGGACGCCCTCCTCTACGGCAACTTCATGGGCGAACTGTCCGAACACCAGGGCCACCACGGCCCCCTCATGGCCGAGGCCGCGGGCGTACGGGCGCCGGCGACCCGCTACGAGTCCGCCTGCGCCTCGAGCGGCACGGCCGTCCGGGACGCGGTCATGCGAATCCGCAACGGCGAGGACGACGTGATCCTCGTCGGCGGCGCCGAGCGGATGACCAACCTCGGCACCGCGGGCGCGACCGAGGCGCTCGCGATCGCCGCCGACGACCTCTGGGAGGTTCGCGCGGGGATGACCTTCCCCGGTGCCTACGCGCTGATGGCCCAGGCCTACTTCGACGAGTACGGCGGCGAGCACGAGGACCTCGCCCACATTGCCGTCAAGAACCACGAGAACGCCCTGAACAACGAGAAGGCCCAGTACCAGAGCGCGATCGAGGTCAGCGACGTCCTCGAAGCCCCGCAGGTCTCCAGCCCGCTGGGACTGTACGACTCCTGTCCGATCTCCGACGGCGCGGCCGCCGTGGTCCTCACGAGCGAGGAGTACGCCGAAGAACACGGCCTCGAGGCGCCGGTTTCGATCAGCGGCACCGGGCAGGGCGGCGACCGGATGGCCCTCCACGACCGCGAGTACCTCGCACGCTCGCCCGCGGCCCGCGAGGCGGGCGAGGAGGCCTACGCCGACGCCGGCGTTGACCCCGCGGACGTCGACTTCGCGGAGGTCCACGACTGCTTCACGATCGCCGAAGTGCTCGCGATCGAGTCGCTCGATCTGTTCCCGATCGGCGAGGGCATCTCGGCGGCCCGCGACGGCCGGACGACCGCCGACGGCGAGACGCCGATCAACCTCTCGGGAGGCCTGAAGGCCAAGGGCCACCCGGTCGGCGCGACCGGCGCCTCCCAGATCGCCGAGGTCACGAAACTGCTCTCCGGGAAACACCCCAACAGCGAGTTCGTCGAGGGCGCGACGACCGGCGTCGCCCACAACGCGGGCGGCACCGTCGCGAGTGCGACTGTCCACGTTCTGGAGGTGAGCGAGTAATGAACGACTCCGAAACCCGAGACGCCGGCTTCGACGAGTGGCTCGACGCCGCCGAGGAGGACCGAGCGTACTACCTCGCGTGTCCGAACGACCACGGCTCCCTGCCGCCCCGTCGGGTCTGCCCCGACTGCGGCGCGACCGAACTCGAGGACCTCGAGTTACCCGACAGCGGCGAGATCAAGACGTTCACCGTCACGCACGTCCCGACGCCGGCCTTCGAGGAGGACGCCCCCTACGCGACGGCCGTCGCGCGCTTCGGTCCCGTGCGGATCACGGGCCAGGTCGTCGGCATCGATCCCGAGGACGTCGAGACCGGACTCGAGGTCGAGATCGAGGTCACGGTGTCGGAGACGACGGGCGAGCGCGTGCTCGGGTTCAGCCCGGTATAGCGGACCGAATCGCGGTTTAGGGCGCCGTTCGCTCCGCCTTCGCAGACGCGGTTCGCAGACGATTTTCTCGGACGCGTTTCTCAGTCCGGAACACTCTCTCGTCCAGCTGTGCGACGCACTCGGATCGATCGTCGCGTCGCTCCTGACGGACGGAGTCTCCTCCGCCACGACGTGAGATAAATCGGTGGACAGAAACTGCGAGTACCCCTACCCGCTGTCCACCGTCCTACTCGGCGAATCACACTTCCACGGAATATGCTTTGTGGCTCAGTTCGCAACTCGAACGGTGAGTCGTCCCACCGAACGATGACAGATTGGACGAGTCTCCCGTTGCGGATCTCGGTCGATCCCCGACGTGACGTTAATCCCCGATATCGACGTCGACGTGTGGCAATTCAGCGGTCAGGTACTCGACGAACTTGTCGGGGTGCTCGGCGTGGGGCAGTTGCGTCGC
Above is a genomic segment from Haloterrigena salifodinae containing:
- a CDS encoding thiolase domain-containing protein gives rise to the protein MSDVRVAGVGLTPFGNAPKRTSRDLFAEASITAFEDSGVSRDDVDALLYGNFMGELSEHQGHHGPLMAEAAGVRAPATRYESACASSGTAVRDAVMRIRNGEDDVILVGGAERMTNLGTAGATEALAIAADDLWEVRAGMTFPGAYALMAQAYFDEYGGEHEDLAHIAVKNHENALNNEKAQYQSAIEVSDVLEAPQVSSPLGLYDSCPISDGAAAVVLTSEEYAEEHGLEAPVSISGTGQGGDRMALHDREYLARSPAAREAGEEAYADAGVDPADVDFAEVHDCFTIAEVLAIESLDLFPIGEGISAARDGRTTADGETPINLSGGLKAKGHPVGATGASQIAEVTKLLSGKHPNSEFVEGATTGVAHNAGGTVASATVHVLEVSE
- a CDS encoding Zn-ribbon domain-containing OB-fold protein, translated to MNDSETRDAGFDEWLDAAEEDRAYYLACPNDHGSLPPRRVCPDCGATELEDLELPDSGEIKTFTVTHVPTPAFEEDAPYATAVARFGPVRITGQVVGIDPEDVETGLEVEIEVTVSETTGERVLGFSPV